The segment CCTCATATGGGTTGGAATGTTATCAAGGGGCATGGGGCCGGTATCCTGAAGGGGGTGCCAAGCGGCTCATACATGTACTTTGTCCATTCTTATTATGCGGCGCCGAAGAATAAAAAGGATATTCTTACGACAACCGACTATGGTATAGATTTTACATCAGGCGTGCGCAAAGATAATGTTTATGCGCTGCAATTTCATCCGGAGAAAAGCCAGGCGGTTGGCTTAAAAATTTTGGGGAATTTTGTCCGATTATGATTAAAGTTATTCCGGCTATAGATATAAAAGGCGGTAAGGTTGTCCGTCTAAAGCAGGGCAAATTCGGCGATGTGACCGTTTACAATGATTCAGCTATGGAAGTTGCCAGGATGTGGGCCGATATGGGCGCCGAGCTTATTCACGTAGTAGATCTGGATGGCGCCTTGGAGGGAAGCTTGAAGAATCTGGCTATTGTAAAGGAGATAGCCAGAAAAGTAAGCGCAAAACTTGAGCTTGGAGGCGGGATAAGAGACATAGAGACGATAAAGGAAGTCCTGGACTACGGCGTAGAAAAAGCGGTCATAGGGACGAGGGCCCTTGAAGACGATTTTCTTAAAGATGCCGCGGCTAAATTCGGCGACAGGATTGTTGTAGGTATAGATGCCAGAGACGGCATAGTTTACACGAAGGGCTGGGTATTGAAGACAAAAATAAAAGCGGTCGATCTGGTAAAGAAGATGGCCGATAACGGAATCAGAACGATAAATTACACCGATATCTCCCGCGACGGTATGTTGAAAGGGCCAAACATAAAAAGCCTAAAAGATATATTGGAAGTTTCACGCGCTAATGTAGTAGCGTCGGGCGGCGTTTCGACCATGGATGATGTTAGGA is part of the Candidatus Omnitrophota bacterium genome and harbors:
- the hisA gene encoding 1-(5-phosphoribosyl)-5-[(5-phosphoribosylamino)methylideneamino]imidazole-4-carboxamide isomerase, translating into MIKVIPAIDIKGGKVVRLKQGKFGDVTVYNDSAMEVARMWADMGAELIHVVDLDGALEGSLKNLAIVKEIARKVSAKLELGGGIRDIETIKEVLDYGVEKAVIGTRALEDDFLKDAAAKFGDRIVVGIDARDGIVYTKGWVLKTKIKAVDLVKKMADNGIRTINYTDISRDGMLKGPNIKSLKDILEVSRANVVASGGVSTMDDVRKLKELETYGLSGMIIGKALYEKTLDLKEAIKICSQKE